Proteins co-encoded in one Amblyraja radiata isolate CabotCenter1 chromosome 24, sAmbRad1.1.pri, whole genome shotgun sequence genomic window:
- the LOC116986622 gene encoding 5-hydroxytryptamine receptor-like, producing MFSPLAIECNETDSQVYIPLHPVSLAVSALILSLTCVIGVLGNGLACRLLRTDKSPRTPINALLLNLAATDLLKCAVDIPLLLAVSIWGNSRVDLGETLCVLQPFAYSLSSCVQLATLVVISMERYQAIAHPFQVTKKKIRIQGWGPIIWSMSFMVSVLSVTLTKKTPAYVRCRHLSVDPQKYFDPFGTFILVPTWTISLALIVGHYLRIFAIVRRHNKRIFDRGMVPSSPKEPVLHLPGHGGRQQTAAKAVARGEDGCPPAELSPVHQTGKASRAVQSQVVSTNGRASTSLQSEPPDAPNIMGAVCLISRSSRESAKKRMEGKLAKRFGYIMLTFLVCWMPLVTVLLLNMFVQHLMALEIQTFAIALSCIPAAVNPFIYTMLNKQFHSEIQQALTGFCSKCKCLGIRA from the exons ATGTTCAGTCCCCTTGCTATAGAATGCAATGAGACCGACTCCCAAGTTTACATTCCGCTCCACCCCGTCTCCCTGGCTGTGAGTGCGTTGATCCTGAGCTTGACTTGTGTTATCGGCGTGCTGGGAAACGGGCTGGCCTGCCGCCTGCTTCGCACCGACAAGTCTCCACGCACCCCGATCAACGCCCTTCTTCTCAACCTTGCCGCCACCGACCTCCTGAAATGCGCGGTGGACATCCCCTTGCTCCTGGCCGTCAGCATCTGGGGCAACAGCCGGGTGGACCTGGGCGAAACGCTGTGCGTCCTGCAACCTTTCGCCTACTCCCTGAGCAGTTGTGTCCAACTTGCTACTCTGGTGGTCATCAGCATGGAACGCTACCAAGCCATTGCCCACCCATTCCAGGTAACCAAGAAGAAGATTAGGATCCAGGGATGGGGCCCAATCATCTGGTCCATGAGTTTTATGGTTTCAGTCTTGTCTGTCACTTTGACCAAGAAGACCCCAGCCTATGTGAGATGCAGGCATCTATCTGTAGACCCTCAAAAATATTTTGACCCTTTTGGTACTTTTATCCTTGTTCCCACCTGGACTATCAGCTTGGCCCTGATAGTTGGCCACTACCTGAGAATATTTGCAATTGTCAGGAGGCACAACAAAAGAATCTTCGATAGGGGGATGGTGCCCAGCTCACCAAAGGAGCCTGTTCTGCACCTACCGGGGCATGGCGGGCGAcagcagacagcagccaaggcgGTGGCTAGAGGGGAAGATGGATGTCCACCAGCTGAGCTCAGCCCTGTTCATCAGACAGGGAAGGCATCGCGGGCCGTCCAGAGCCAGGTGGTCTCGACGAACGGCCGAGCCTCCACGTCCCTCCAGAGTGAACCTCCTGATGCCCCCAACATAATGGGAGCGGTGTGCCTCATTAGCAGGTCATCCAGAGAGTCTGCCAAGAAAAGAATGGAGGGCAAGCTTGCCAAACGCTTTGGCTACATCATGTTAACCTTCCTGGTGTGTTGGATGCCGCTGGTCACAGTTTTGCTGTTGAACATGTTCGTACAACATTTG ATGGCGTTGGAGATCCAGACCTTTGCCATTGCTTTGTCCTGCATTCCAGCTGCAGTGAACCCTTTCATTTACACCATGCTGAACAAACAGTTTCACTCTGAAATCCAGCAAGCACTCACCGGATTTTGCTCCAAATGCAAATGTCTGGGTATAAGAGCTTAA